In Sandaracinaceae bacterium, the following are encoded in one genomic region:
- a CDS encoding HEAT repeat domain-containing protein — MVRLLHLAPESLRRRIERSGLRGHPRSFDVSGAGDIDEPEVIFAMPVLEDFAATHQWVRELRRGQRGRLIAVHFRVPDDEVVLVGRYGPKKDRRRAGEAVSTIRGAPWGQEIVVCRRVAAREIVAVRDIRQDVGWVETPDSDHKYQCVCQLCLPSGSPDVFRRCRAAFNLGVQRAHSGPSDAASVLEALRSLDLPLERVAHRLEAKKLLSFARHSDDRVRGCVCWLFGNFRGEQVLAPLLELLDDPCESVRHSALEALVRVAGPEDVWARVRDRERDERAALIDQLEYWVHDSAVRVLRQIGEQEADSELSARATRAFQRANAESPN; from the coding sequence ATGGTTCGCTTGCTACATCTCGCGCCCGAGTCCCTGCGGCGACGCATCGAGCGCTCCGGTCTTCGGGGACACCCTCGCTCCTTCGACGTGAGCGGCGCGGGTGACATCGACGAGCCCGAGGTCATCTTCGCGATGCCGGTGCTCGAGGACTTCGCGGCGACGCATCAGTGGGTCCGTGAGCTGCGCCGCGGGCAAAGGGGCCGATTGATCGCGGTTCACTTCCGCGTTCCCGACGACGAAGTGGTCCTCGTCGGGCGCTACGGACCGAAGAAGGACCGCCGGCGCGCAGGGGAGGCGGTCTCGACCATTCGCGGCGCCCCCTGGGGGCAGGAGATCGTCGTCTGCCGCCGGGTGGCTGCGCGGGAGATCGTCGCGGTCCGCGACATCCGGCAGGACGTCGGCTGGGTCGAGACCCCGGACTCCGATCACAAGTACCAGTGCGTCTGCCAGCTGTGCCTCCCGTCCGGCAGCCCCGACGTCTTCCGTCGATGCAGGGCGGCGTTCAACCTCGGGGTTCAGCGAGCCCACTCGGGCCCGAGCGACGCGGCCTCCGTGCTGGAGGCGCTGCGGTCGTTGGACCTGCCTCTCGAGCGCGTCGCTCACCGCCTCGAAGCGAAGAAGCTCCTGTCCTTCGCGCGCCACTCGGATGACCGAGTGCGCGGCTGCGTCTGCTGGCTCTTCGGCAACTTCAGGGGGGAGCAGGTGCTGGCGCCGTTGCTGGAGCTGCTCGACGACCCTTGCGAGAGCGTCCGTCACTCCGCGCTCGAGGCGCTCGTTCGCGTCGCGGGCCCCGAGGACGTATGGGCGCGCGTTCGGGACCGCGAGCGGGACGAGAGGGCCGCGTTGATCGACCAGCTGGAGTACTGGGTTCACGACTCGGCCGTGCGGGTCCTTCGTCAGATCGGCGAGCAGGAGGCCGACTCCGAGCTCTCCGCCCGCGCCACCCGGGCCTTCCAGCGCGCGAACGCCGAGTCCCCGAACTGA
- a CDS encoding MYXO-CTERM sorting domain-containing protein — protein MTHTWIRSMSASAALALALSASPAVAQYERTFEAGSLIIPMDVSYQDTGMLQAYGLVFQLLAHDITVYWVIDDEKVWHDAPCDTPGDECAWDCAEEGSGDKCPFPTASPDFYVGATVLWDGDGAMRPGDTIMRHGYRGGPFVVAAAQAEAARAIVDAWNDQAAWEANPWARRTVFEVVSVHEASAAFGGFVRREMIEAPTIAVFSDGNENIATGYLRAAGIPQSNGLEFPDGRCGDGDCGPGTDNPDMLTVQSVMGDMGTCESPNFDHRNGALFREDGTPAYCQIMSMHWGVNDRERVECDGGNCPNTQAECAGETFTFHGHEVVAEVREFLSFPTHFFAECQAVNAYENTVPNPDWPYLDDEGRNGHFLTTTGTPPDCPCDATDGHSYECVEGGCGGRDCCLPSNDKERGAGFMIADAPNSDRLQLLNPQVAYNQLDGAFRTVGGSEPAFNLSSFLGTRYHNDHSVTFITGPDGPGDQDVWMTGFLDGDCDIIGYDEFAEPGECALGKVSYLGGHSYSTGTPISGSWSTQGTRLFLNSLFEADCVTGGLAMGPRDRDGDGAHDGVDAFPDDPTRCGDTDMDGCDDCARGRFDPANDCEPIDTGAGSLDAGSTSTDGGTRDPGSETGGCGCRATGASSRAPLTALLVGLGLFYRRRRTSTPSA, from the coding sequence ATGACGCACACCTGGATCCGGTCGATGTCCGCCTCGGCGGCCCTCGCGCTCGCGCTGAGCGCCTCCCCCGCCGTCGCGCAGTACGAGCGAACGTTCGAGGCAGGGAGCCTCATCATCCCCATGGACGTGTCCTACCAGGACACGGGCATGCTGCAGGCCTACGGGCTCGTGTTTCAGCTGCTCGCCCACGACATCACCGTCTACTGGGTGATCGACGACGAGAAGGTCTGGCACGATGCCCCCTGCGACACGCCCGGCGACGAGTGCGCGTGGGACTGCGCCGAGGAGGGCTCGGGCGACAAGTGCCCCTTCCCCACCGCCAGCCCCGACTTCTACGTCGGCGCGACGGTCCTCTGGGACGGAGACGGCGCGATGCGCCCGGGCGACACGATCATGCGTCACGGCTACCGCGGCGGCCCGTTCGTCGTCGCGGCGGCCCAGGCGGAGGCGGCCCGCGCCATCGTCGACGCGTGGAACGACCAGGCGGCGTGGGAGGCGAACCCCTGGGCCCGCCGCACCGTGTTCGAGGTGGTGAGCGTGCACGAGGCGAGCGCCGCGTTCGGCGGCTTCGTGCGCCGCGAGATGATCGAGGCGCCGACCATCGCCGTCTTCTCGGACGGCAACGAGAACATCGCCACCGGCTACCTCCGCGCCGCGGGCATCCCGCAGTCGAACGGCCTCGAGTTCCCGGACGGGCGATGCGGCGACGGCGACTGCGGACCCGGTACCGACAACCCCGACATGCTCACCGTGCAGTCGGTCATGGGCGACATGGGCACCTGCGAGAGCCCCAACTTCGACCACCGCAACGGCGCCCTCTTCCGCGAGGACGGCACGCCGGCCTACTGCCAGATCATGAGCATGCACTGGGGCGTCAACGACCGGGAGCGCGTCGAGTGCGACGGCGGCAACTGCCCCAACACGCAGGCCGAGTGCGCGGGCGAGACCTTCACCTTCCATGGCCACGAGGTCGTGGCCGAGGTGCGCGAGTTCCTGTCGTTCCCGACCCACTTCTTCGCCGAGTGTCAGGCCGTCAACGCCTACGAGAACACGGTGCCCAACCCGGACTGGCCGTACCTCGACGACGAGGGCCGCAACGGACACTTCCTGACGACGACCGGGACGCCGCCGGACTGCCCCTGCGACGCCACCGACGGGCACAGCTACGAGTGCGTGGAGGGGGGCTGTGGCGGCCGCGACTGCTGCCTGCCCTCGAACGACAAGGAGCGGGGCGCGGGCTTCATGATCGCCGACGCGCCCAACTCGGATCGCCTCCAGCTCCTCAACCCACAGGTCGCCTACAACCAGCTCGACGGCGCGTTCCGGACCGTCGGCGGCAGCGAGCCCGCGTTCAACCTCAGCTCGTTCCTCGGCACCCGTTACCACAACGACCACTCCGTCACCTTCATCACCGGCCCCGACGGCCCGGGCGATCAGGACGTGTGGATGACGGGTTTCCTCGACGGCGACTGCGACATCATCGGCTACGACGAGTTCGCCGAGCCCGGCGAGTGCGCGCTCGGCAAGGTCAGCTACCTGGGCGGGCACAGCTACTCGACCGGCACGCCGATCAGCGGCAGCTGGAGCACGCAAGGCACGCGGCTCTTCCTCAACTCGCTCTTCGAGGCGGACTGCGTGACCGGCGGCCTCGCCATGGGCCCGAGGGACCGTGACGGCGACGGCGCGCACGACGGCGTCGACGCCTTCCCGGACGACCCCACTCGCTGCGGCGACACCGACATGGACGGCTGCGACGACTGCGCCCGCGGCCGCTTCGATCCCGCCAACGACTGCGAACCGATCGACACCGGCGCGGGCAGCCTCGACGCCGGCTCGACGTCGACGGACGGCGGGACGCGTGACCCCGGAAGCGAGACCGGCGGCTGCGGCTGTCGCGCGACCGGCGCCTCGAGCCGCGCCCCGCTGACCGCGCTCCTCGTCGGCCTCGGCCTGTTCTACCGACGGCGCCGAACGAGCACACCGTCCGCGTAG